The region CCCATATTGTTGCTTTAGTCAAAATCCAGACTCTTTTGGGTTCACTGTCCAATTAAGTTGCTAATCACTGAAGTGGCTCCTGCAGAGTCAGAATCAGTCATCTGTTTTCCGTGCCAGTCTACAGAAAGTCCAGTTGTGTTCCACTGTGTTTTCATTGGCACGCTCGCTCATGTGATGGACTCTGGTGTTCCTGATCGTGAAGCCTTGCTTTGTGATGTACTCCATGAGATGGACTCGGAGCGACACTTCCTGGTGGTAATCACATGGCCCAAAGGTGAAGGACACCTGGCAGTCCCTGGTGTCCATCATGTGCTTATTCCACTTGGTGAAGTGGTTTGAAATGCCTTCCAGTAGTGCATGGACTTTCGTCGTGATGGTGAGCTGCGTGATGATCACAGCCACCGGGTTGGAGTACTTGGAAAGCTTCCGGGTGCTGGACAGCTCCACCACCTCCTCAAAGGTATCCACAGGATACAGCGGCTTGGGGTCATTAAGACACTGAATTAAGGGTTCAATCTGATAGAAGTCTGCTTCCTTCCGGAGCAGGTCAAACTCCTTGAAGTCCAGTGGCAAAGTGAGCTCTGAGGTCCTTAAAAAGTTAAGAACATAACGGAAAAGTGGTCCATCTCTGTCAATAAAGTAATTGCCCTGAGAGTCCCTGGCAGTGG is a window of Vidua macroura isolate BioBank_ID:100142 chromosome 13, ASM2450914v1, whole genome shotgun sequence DNA encoding:
- the KCTD6 gene encoding BTB/POZ domain-containing protein KCTD6 translates to MDNGDWGYMMTDPVTLNVGGHMYTTSLTTLTRYPDSMLGAMFRGDFPTARDSQGNYFIDRDGPLFRYVLNFLRTSELTLPLDFKEFDLLRKEADFYQIEPLIQCLNDPKPLYPVDTFEEVVELSSTRKLSKYSNPVAVIITQLTITTKVHALLEGISNHFTKWNKHMMDTRDCQVSFTFGPCDYHQEVSLRVHLMEYITKQGFTIRNTRVHHMSERANENTVEHNWTFCRLARKTDD